In Vulpes lagopus strain Blue_001 chromosome 15, ASM1834538v1, whole genome shotgun sequence, the sequence GTTTTCAGAAGAGAGCCTCTCATTGGCCCAGTTTAAGCTAGGTGCCTGCTCCTGATTTCCCTAGGCTGTAGTTGGTCCAGGTTCTCTGAGATGAGAGTTTGGGTAGGAGAAAATGATGGGCATCACTAGACCCAGAGGTGTATATACAAGTGGTAAGATAGCATTCTATTTGTTTTACTAGTCATATATTctaaaacaaatttctttctgtctttttaaaggtttgaatGTTTCAAAATGAAGAACTCTGTAAACTACCATCTACTTTTTATCTTAGTTCTGTTCAGTTTAATAGTAACCACAGTAAGTCCTATTTTGTTTCTAACATTAAGCATGTGATATGGATTTGAGAATTGTCAGGGTCAAGGTAGTACTAGAAATGTGGGAATAGATGAACTGACACAGAGATAGCATGAACCATTAAGATGACCACAGATGCAACCCtatggaacacttttttttttaagagagataaACAAGAGAGTATAGTTATGATACTTTACCCTAAATTATATACATTCAAGGCCTATAACATGATACTTTGATATACAgagtgaaatgattaccataggCAAGCTAATTAACTTATCTTCTCACATAgttgccgtgtgtgtgtgtgtgtgtgtgtgtgtgtgtgtgagagagagagagagagagagagtgagtggagaGCGAGAAATGAGACCACCTgaaatctactttcttagcaaattgCCAGTATTCAACCCAGTGTTAACTATAATTACCATGCTATACATGGGAACACTGACATTTGAAGGTCAGATAGAAGAAATGGAGGAGACCTAGAACAAGTAATGAGAGATGCAGGAAAATTAGAGCGTCCAATATCATAGAGTACAAAGAGATTTCTAGAAGAAGTGATAGCATTAGTTGTCTTGAAGAGGATGAGTAAAATAAAGATTGAAGTTTGACccataaaaatttcaattaaaagtCCAGATGACCATAATAAGGATACTGTCAGCAATATAATGATAGAGGCAGAGGTTAGATATCAATGAGCTGAGAAGGTGAATAGGAGGTTGAAAGAACAAATACACTCTTTTCTTATGCTTCTACACTTATTTTCTAGTCCTTCACATAAACTACATACTCATTGATCATGAGAGAATCCTAGTGTTTCAGATGTGAAAGGAAGTCTTATTATTGTATAAAAGAAGAGACAGAGTTTTAGTGACTTGCCTGGCCAACCAAGTTTATATAGAGAATTGGTGGCAGAGTCAAAACTGGACCCCTTTGCAAGTTCAGAACTGATGTGGTCAGAAATACGGGCTTGGAAGTCTGTCAGATCCGAGCTTGGACCAGTACTGCTACTTGATAACTGggaaccttgggcaagttacttaatctctctgcattaaatttcctcatctgtaaaatgaagataataatagcatATGTTTCATGTTAGTTACAAAAATTAATACATGGTATATGGTAAGGACTCCGTAATTCGTTTGccttaaaaaatgtctttaagagACATGTCCTTTTGCATTTCTGTTATTACTAGCAATGGGAATATGAAACTATACAAAGGGAAGTTAGTATTTTGAAACAACACATTTCAGATATGAAAAGCATTCTTCCTTACTGAGTTTAGAGTTACAGATACATAGTGTCTCATGCATATCTTATTATTAAAGCTCTGTGGGTGCTTAAAGGAAATATTCTCCTCTTACTGTAGTGAGGATAGGAACTTCCTCCAGGAATAAGAAACTTTGTAGCCAAAttgtaaaattatacaaaatttttGTGAGGTCAGCACTACGTTAAATGAGGATATAGAGATATCTAAGCACAGCCTGTGCTGTCAAAGCAATTATTGCTTtgtaggagagaaaaacaaaccagtAAATTACATGATGCTTATACATGGTCAGTGAGGGCACAAAGGAGGGTGAATGGCTGCTTCTGCTGAATGGAAAAGGGACTAGGAAATGCTTCAGGAAAGAGGAATAGTTTGAGCTGGATCTTGGAAGATGAATGCTTGCCAGCAGGGGAGGATTTCTGAACAAAGTAAAGAGCAGCATGTTTAGGAGACTGGAGGAATAGCGGGCCACCGAATAAGCTTCCAAAATGATGCCCACACCAGTTATCCTATTAAAAGAGGGGACCGATAGCTCCCAGGGCATCCCCCAGCTTAAAAGTAACATCAGTGCCTGCCAGGTGATTGCGAAGGCTGTAAGAACCACCCTAGGCCCTCGTGGCATGGACAAGCTGATTGTAGATGGCCAAGGCAAAGCAACAATTTCTAATGATGGGGCCACAATTCTGAAACTCCTTGATGTTGTCCATCCAGCAGCAAAGACTCTAGTGGACATTGCTAAATCCCAAGACGCTGAGGTCGGTGATGGTACCACCTCAGTGACCCTGCTGGCTGCAGAGTTTCTGAAGCAGATGAAACCCTATGTGGAAGAAGGTTTGCACCCACAGATCATCATCCGAGCTTTCCACACTGCCACCCATTTGGCAGTTAACAAGATCAAAGAGATCGCTATGACCGTGAAGAAGGAAGATAAAGTGGAACAGAGGAAGCTGCTGGAGAAGTGTGCCATGACCGCCCTGAGCTCTAAGCTGATTTCCCAGCAGAAAGCCTTCTTCGCTAAGATGGTGGTGGATGCAGTGATAATGCTCGATGAGTTGTTGCAGCTTAAAATGATTGGAATCAAGAAGGTGCAAGGTGGTGCTCTAGAGGAGTCCCAGCTGGTAGCTGGCGTTGCATTCAAGAAGACTTTCTCTTATGCTGGGTTTGAAATGCAACCCAAAAAGTACAACAATCCAATGATTGCCCTTTTAAATGTTGAGCTTGAGCTGAAAGCTGAGAAAGATAATACTGAAATCAGAGTCCATACGGTGGAGGATTATCAGGCAATTGTTGATGCTGAGTAGAACATTCTCTATGACAAGTTAGAGAGGATCCATCATTCTGGAGCCAAAGTCATCTTGTCCAAACTCCCCATTGGGGATGTGGCCGCCCAATACTTTGCCAACAGGGACATGTTCTGTGCTGGCCGAGTGCCGGAGGAGGATCTAAAGAGGACAATGATGGCCTGCGGAGGCTCCATCCAAACCAGTGTGAATGCTCTGTCAGCTGATGTGCTAGGCCGCTGCCAGGTCTTTGAAGAGACGCAGATTGGAGGCGAGAGGTACAATTTCTTCACTGGCTGCCCCAAGGCCAAGACCTGCACTATCATCCTTCGTGGTGGTGCTGAGCAGTTTATGGAGGAGACAGAGCGGTCTCTGCATGACGCCATCATGATCGTCAGAAGGGCCATCAAGAATGATTCAGTGGTAGCTGGTGGCGGGGCCATTGAGATGGAGCTTTTCCAAGTATCTGCAGGATTACTCAAGGACCATTCTAGGAAAACAGCAGCTGTTGATCAGGGCATATGCCAAGGCCTTGGAAATTATCCCATGTCAGCTGTGTGACAATGCTGGCTTTGA encodes:
- the LOC121476241 gene encoding LOW QUALITY PROTEIN: T-complex protein 1 subunit eta-like (The sequence of the model RefSeq protein was modified relative to this genomic sequence to represent the inferred CDS: deleted 1 base in 1 codon; substituted 1 base at 1 genomic stop codon), with the protein product MMPTPVILLKEGTDSSQGIPQLKSNISACQVIAKAVRTTLGPRGMDKLIVDGQGKATISNDGATILKLLDVVHPAAKTLVDIAKSQDAEVGDGTTSVTLLAAEFLKQMKPYVEEGLHPQIIIRAFHTATHLAVNKIKEIAMTVKKEDKVEQRKLLEKCAMTALSSKLISQQKAFFAKMVVDAVIMLDELLQLKMIGIKKVQGGALEESQLVAGVAFKKTFSYAGFEMQPKKYNNPMIALLNVELELKAEKDNTEIRVHTVEDYQAIVDAEXNILYDKLERIHHSGAKVILSKLPIGDVAAQYFANRDMFCAGRVPEEDLKRTMMACGGSIQTSVNALSADVLGRCQVFEETQIGGERYNFFTGCPKAKTCTIILRGGAEQFMEETERSLHDAIMIVRRAIKNDSVVAGGGAIEMELSKYLQDYSRTILGKQQLLIRAYAKALEIIPCQLCDNAGFDATKILNKLRARHAQGGMWYGVDVNNEDIADNFEAFVWEPAMVRINALTAASEAACLIVSVDETIKNPCSTVDAPPAVGQGWGRGRPH